One genomic window of Etheostoma spectabile isolate EspeVRDwgs_2016 chromosome 7, UIUC_Espe_1.0, whole genome shotgun sequence includes the following:
- the pkp1a gene encoding plakophilin-1 isoform X2: MMAPEPLRSATTSKGREDTSLALPSDNKLHSGQQRVLHQVHTIERSKSKHGKSGSPSLSRTSLPPQTLTTYEFGSFKFSPSKANGFFSRTNSTLSTGYNKSVNTRSSRTLSARTSRGRQVSSGIWDQQMNTSSWPKATNGLRSARSDPALAHPFSATTMRGKGMLAQGEQSLQSRINRNSTYSVTDGTQMTNSQTRIVRPPSALYRTEGKMGTIKTSNIEQQAAAMNMSDMTLKEAVEFLSHPEENYQQCGATFIHHTTFKEEGAKQEVFHLEGILALVTLLRSPNPGVSQAAAGALRNLVFKDQDNKLVVQRCGGIAKALQLLKETDSTETQKQITGLLWNLSSADELKAELIATALPALTENVVVPFTCWSDNSANNNIHPDVFNSATGCLRNLSCGQKKERQAMRECRGLVDSLMGYVQSCVAEENPDDKSVENCACILHNLTYQLKEESPECFNKFQLEREGQHGRSKSPTIGCFSPKSSKAQKEFLFDAVRGLPEDSKPSGVKWLCHPLAMQTYLSLLGSSQNGATLEACCGALQNLTAGKGPGSSAMSQILVQKLGALLHMPRLLKSPNRSLQKTAMSLLGNMSRTSSLQTTMAKQILPELTSLLSSGPREMGNSDETIATACSSLRSLMLADTEVSKKFVKSELVSSVADLSENGSFPKGSKAASLLLYSLWNDKNLQGIAKKLGMAKSLFVNDNTTAIHRSMQVIE; the protein is encoded by the exons ATGATGGCTCCGGAGCCGCTGCGTTCAGCGACGACTAGCAAAGGCAGGGAGGACACGTCGCTCGCCTTGCCCTCCGACAACAAGCTGCACTCGGGACAGCAGCGCGTGCTCCATCAAGTCCACACGATCGAGAGGAGCAAGTCCAAACACGGGAAGAGCGGCTCGCCATCACTCTCACGAACAA GCCTGCCCCCCCAGACTTTGACAACATATGAGTTTGGGTCGTTCAAGTTTTCTCCATCCAAAGCAAATGGCTTCTTCAGTCGTACCAACTCCACTCTGTCAACAGGCTACAACAAATCG gtcaatACTCGTAGTAGTCGTACCCTATCCGCTAGAACCTCAAGAGGAAGACAAGTCAGCTCAGGCATATGGGATCAGCAAATGAACACTTCCAGCTGGCCCAAGGCCACCAATGGGCTGAGATCTGCTCGCAGTGACCCGGCCTTGGCTCATCCATTTTCTGCAACCACTATG cgAGGAAAAGGGATGTTGGCTCAGGGCGAGCAGAGCCTTCAGAGTCGGATAAATAGAAACAGCACCTATTCTGTGACTGACGGCACACAAATGACCAACAGCCAGACGCGTATCGTCCGGCCGCCCTCTGCCCTGTATCGCACTGAGGGCAAAATGGGCACCATCAAAACATCCAACATAGAGCAGCAAGCAGC TGCGATGAACATGTCAGACATGACCCTAAAGGAGGCTGTAGAGTTCCTGTCTCACCCTGAAGAGAATTACCAGCAGTGCGGCGCCACCTTCATCCACCACACCACCTTCAAAGAGGAGGGCGCCAAACAGGAG GTTTTCCATCTGGAAGGTATCCTTGCTCTGGTGACGCTGCTGCGGAGCCCCAATCCTGGGGTGAGCCAGGCTGCTGCTGGGGCTCTGAGAAACCTGGTATTCAAAGACCAGGACAACAAGCTGGTGGTTCAGCGCTGTGGCGGTATAGCCAAGGCCCTGCAGCTACTAAAGGAGACAGATTCTACTGAGACCCAGAAACAAATCACTG GCCTTCTATGGAACCTGTCCTCTGCCGATGAACTGAAGGCAGAACTTATAGCTACAGCACTGCCAGCACTGACTGAGAATGTGGTGGTGCCATTCACCTGCTGGTCAGACAACAGCGCCAACAACAACATACACCCCGATGTCTTCAACAGCGCCACAGGGTGCCTGCG GAACCTGAGCTGCGGCCAAAAGAAGGAGAGGCAGGCAATGAGAGAGTGCCGTGGCCTCGTTGACTCCCTCATGGGTTATGTCCAGTCCTGCGTGGCAGAGGAAAACCCTGATGACAAG TCTGTGGAGAACTGTGCATGCATCCTCCATAACTTGACCTACCAACTGAAGGAAGAGTCTCCTGAGTGCTTCAACAAGTTCCAACTTGAGAGAGAGGGCCAACATGGGAGAAGCAAAAGCCCCACGATTGGATGCTTCAGCCCCAAGAGCAGCAAGGCTCAGAAGGAG TTTTTATTTGATGCGGTGCGGGGACTGCCAGAGGACAGCAAGCCATCAGGTGTGAAGTGGTTGTGCCATCCCTTAGCCATGCAGACCTACCTGTCTCTGCTGGGCTCGTCCCAGAATGGTGCCACACTGGAAGCCTGCTGTGGTGCCCTGCAGAACCTCACTGCCGGCAAGGGACCG GGGTCCAGTGCCATGTCTCAGATTCTGGTTCAAAAGCTGGGGGCTCTGCTGCACATGCCCCGTCTTTTAAAGTCTCCTAACCGGAGCCTGCAGAAGACTGCCATGTCCCTTCTGGGTAACATGTCTCGAACCAGCAGTTTGCAGACTACCATGG CAAAGCAGATTCTGCCTGAGCTCACCAGCCTCCTTTCCTCTGGCCCTCGAGAGATGGGAAACTCTGACGAAACAATAGCAACAGCATGCAGCTCATTGCGGAGTCTGATGTTGGCAGACACTGAGGTCAGCAAGAAGTTCGTCAAAAGTGAACTGGTGTCATCAGTGGCTGACCTCAGCGAGAACGG CTCTTTCCCCAAAGGCAGCAAAGCAGCTTCCTTGCTCCTCTACAGCTTATGGAACGATAAGAATTTGCAAGGCATAGCGAAAAAG CTGGGGATGGCCAAATCACTTTTTGTCAATGACAACACCACAGCTATTCACAGGTCGATGCAGGTTATCGAGTGA
- the pkp1a gene encoding plakophilin-1 isoform X1 — protein MMAPEPLRSATTSKGREDTSLALPSDNKLHSGQQRVLHQVHTIERSKSKHGKSGSPSLSRTSLPPQTLTTYEFGSFKFSPSKANGFFSRTNSTLSTGYNKSVNTRSSRTLSARTSRGRQVSSGIWDQQMNTSSWPKATNGLRSARSDPALAHPFSATTMRGKGMLAQGEQSLQSRINRNSTYSVTDGTQMTNSQTRIVRPPSALYRTEGKMGTIKTSNIEQQAAANSAMNMSDMTLKEAVEFLSHPEENYQQCGATFIHHTTFKEEGAKQEVFHLEGILALVTLLRSPNPGVSQAAAGALRNLVFKDQDNKLVVQRCGGIAKALQLLKETDSTETQKQITGLLWNLSSADELKAELIATALPALTENVVVPFTCWSDNSANNNIHPDVFNSATGCLRNLSCGQKKERQAMRECRGLVDSLMGYVQSCVAEENPDDKSVENCACILHNLTYQLKEESPECFNKFQLEREGQHGRSKSPTIGCFSPKSSKAQKEFLFDAVRGLPEDSKPSGVKWLCHPLAMQTYLSLLGSSQNGATLEACCGALQNLTAGKGPGSSAMSQILVQKLGALLHMPRLLKSPNRSLQKTAMSLLGNMSRTSSLQTTMAKQILPELTSLLSSGPREMGNSDETIATACSSLRSLMLADTEVSKKFVKSELVSSVADLSENGSFPKGSKAASLLLYSLWNDKNLQGIAKKLGMAKSLFVNDNTTAIHRSMQVIE, from the exons ATGATGGCTCCGGAGCCGCTGCGTTCAGCGACGACTAGCAAAGGCAGGGAGGACACGTCGCTCGCCTTGCCCTCCGACAACAAGCTGCACTCGGGACAGCAGCGCGTGCTCCATCAAGTCCACACGATCGAGAGGAGCAAGTCCAAACACGGGAAGAGCGGCTCGCCATCACTCTCACGAACAA GCCTGCCCCCCCAGACTTTGACAACATATGAGTTTGGGTCGTTCAAGTTTTCTCCATCCAAAGCAAATGGCTTCTTCAGTCGTACCAACTCCACTCTGTCAACAGGCTACAACAAATCG gtcaatACTCGTAGTAGTCGTACCCTATCCGCTAGAACCTCAAGAGGAAGACAAGTCAGCTCAGGCATATGGGATCAGCAAATGAACACTTCCAGCTGGCCCAAGGCCACCAATGGGCTGAGATCTGCTCGCAGTGACCCGGCCTTGGCTCATCCATTTTCTGCAACCACTATG cgAGGAAAAGGGATGTTGGCTCAGGGCGAGCAGAGCCTTCAGAGTCGGATAAATAGAAACAGCACCTATTCTGTGACTGACGGCACACAAATGACCAACAGCCAGACGCGTATCGTCCGGCCGCCCTCTGCCCTGTATCGCACTGAGGGCAAAATGGGCACCATCAAAACATCCAACATAGAGCAGCAAGCAGC GGCGAACAGTGCGATGAACATGTCAGACATGACCCTAAAGGAGGCTGTAGAGTTCCTGTCTCACCCTGAAGAGAATTACCAGCAGTGCGGCGCCACCTTCATCCACCACACCACCTTCAAAGAGGAGGGCGCCAAACAGGAG GTTTTCCATCTGGAAGGTATCCTTGCTCTGGTGACGCTGCTGCGGAGCCCCAATCCTGGGGTGAGCCAGGCTGCTGCTGGGGCTCTGAGAAACCTGGTATTCAAAGACCAGGACAACAAGCTGGTGGTTCAGCGCTGTGGCGGTATAGCCAAGGCCCTGCAGCTACTAAAGGAGACAGATTCTACTGAGACCCAGAAACAAATCACTG GCCTTCTATGGAACCTGTCCTCTGCCGATGAACTGAAGGCAGAACTTATAGCTACAGCACTGCCAGCACTGACTGAGAATGTGGTGGTGCCATTCACCTGCTGGTCAGACAACAGCGCCAACAACAACATACACCCCGATGTCTTCAACAGCGCCACAGGGTGCCTGCG GAACCTGAGCTGCGGCCAAAAGAAGGAGAGGCAGGCAATGAGAGAGTGCCGTGGCCTCGTTGACTCCCTCATGGGTTATGTCCAGTCCTGCGTGGCAGAGGAAAACCCTGATGACAAG TCTGTGGAGAACTGTGCATGCATCCTCCATAACTTGACCTACCAACTGAAGGAAGAGTCTCCTGAGTGCTTCAACAAGTTCCAACTTGAGAGAGAGGGCCAACATGGGAGAAGCAAAAGCCCCACGATTGGATGCTTCAGCCCCAAGAGCAGCAAGGCTCAGAAGGAG TTTTTATTTGATGCGGTGCGGGGACTGCCAGAGGACAGCAAGCCATCAGGTGTGAAGTGGTTGTGCCATCCCTTAGCCATGCAGACCTACCTGTCTCTGCTGGGCTCGTCCCAGAATGGTGCCACACTGGAAGCCTGCTGTGGTGCCCTGCAGAACCTCACTGCCGGCAAGGGACCG GGGTCCAGTGCCATGTCTCAGATTCTGGTTCAAAAGCTGGGGGCTCTGCTGCACATGCCCCGTCTTTTAAAGTCTCCTAACCGGAGCCTGCAGAAGACTGCCATGTCCCTTCTGGGTAACATGTCTCGAACCAGCAGTTTGCAGACTACCATGG CAAAGCAGATTCTGCCTGAGCTCACCAGCCTCCTTTCCTCTGGCCCTCGAGAGATGGGAAACTCTGACGAAACAATAGCAACAGCATGCAGCTCATTGCGGAGTCTGATGTTGGCAGACACTGAGGTCAGCAAGAAGTTCGTCAAAAGTGAACTGGTGTCATCAGTGGCTGACCTCAGCGAGAACGG CTCTTTCCCCAAAGGCAGCAAAGCAGCTTCCTTGCTCCTCTACAGCTTATGGAACGATAAGAATTTGCAAGGCATAGCGAAAAAG CTGGGGATGGCCAAATCACTTTTTGTCAATGACAACACCACAGCTATTCACAGGTCGATGCAGGTTATCGAGTGA